CTAACCCCATCTCATCCCCTGTCCAGGGTTGGTGGGTGGCTCTTTTTCTAGTACTGCTCAGTGCATGGGAGTCCAGCCACGATTTCAGATTCGATACCACAGTGGTCTTCGCCTCTGAGAATTTTAAATAAGCCTGGAAAACAAAGACAAGACAGATGCCCTCAAAGAATGCTCTGGGGCTAACCTTTCTTTGACATACTTGAACTATTTGCTAGAAGACCCtggtgtgtggtccaggagatggtgcagtggataaagcactagactctcaagcatgaggtaccgagtttgattcccaggagcagatgtactagagtgatgtctggttcttgttcttttctctctctcctcctaaccctctcattaataaataaaatgattaaaatatatttctccttaaaaaaaaaaaaaaagaccctggtGTGATAGCACCAAGAAGTTTGGGGCAGCTTGTTTGCCCAGCTCCATGTCCTGGGCCGAAGTATCATTTACAATTGACCCCACTCATCACCTTGTCTGGTCCATCCTCTCACTCTGAGCAGAGACACTGGCCACCAAGTCCTCAGCCTGTAACTGGTGAGCAGAGTAGATGCAACCCAGCAGGTCTGGCTCACCACACCCTCTTGTGGATGTGGACTATTCACCACTCACCTTTGTCCCCCCAGTCGATGTTCCAGGAATTACCAGCCAGCCAGTAGGGGGTGCCATTCTCTACCCCCCAGCCCAGGATACGGATGGCATGGCCTCCCATCATCTCTCCAGTGACATGCTGGTACACTCCTGTGAGAGGGAAACCATGAAGACTGAGATCAGGACAGTGCCGCCCCCGGGCAGGAAATGCGGTCCAGGGGGACAAGTTGGTCCTCTCCTTGCACAGTCAAAAACAGGAATTTTAGAGTTTCTACCTAACAGACTAAGTGGGAGAGAAGAAGTAAAGCCAGCCCCTCTGCCTAGAAAGGTGATctctaagctggtccttgggcggAAGCCCCGCAGGTGTCAGGCATAAAGCTAGGATTTTGCCAAGAAAAAGTAATGAGTAGCTTTAAAGACTTCCCCAGAGCAGGGCCCCACATGTagactgatggggggggggagtgtgtgcATATGGACACACATGACCTAACATGACCTgctgcttatggtgatgtgggggattgaacctgggacctgcgagcctcaggcatgagaatctttgcataaacattattctatctcccctgcccagtttCTATAACACCTCCCCTGTCCTGCTGGGTCCCAGGACCACCCCCATCCTGCTCACTCAGGGTTTATACACACCAGACTTGTACATCAGGAAGTCGGCATAGACGGAGAAAGCTGCCTCCACTGGACCGTTCTTGTAAATCTCGGCCATGATCTCCTTCTCGTTTGGGGGCACACTGTAGGAGCTGCACCCTGCAAGGGACCCCCTGGCAGGTGAGGCTCTGCAGGCCAGCACTCAGATATGAGCCCTTCCCAAGGGTCTCCAGCCTGTTTCAGGAACTTAGTCCAGCCCTGCCACAGGGGTGGTCCATCAGGATTCAAGACCAGGGTCTTTATTCTAATAGGCCTGGGAGGGTGTAGGACCCTGTAACACCTACCGTAGTGTTTATCCTCTTTGTAGGCGGGGCTGTAGCCAACCTCACATATCTTGTTACACTTGGGAGTGCTGCCCCCCTCCCCTGTGCAGGGAGGTCGGGACCCATTCACGTGGTGTTCGCAAGGAGGGATGGAGTAGGGTCTGCAACCTAGAGAAGCCAGGTGGAAGGAGTGTCAGTCCACATCCCTGGAAGTGCTGGCTAGCAAGAGCCAAGATGCTATGCCCCACTCCTCAGCCCTCTCCCATTCCTTTCACTTTTGTGGCCAATGAGGCAGAGGACAGACACTCACCCACATGGGAGTCATACAGGCCACCAGAGACCAGGCCATGCTTCTCCCAGAAGTTCCAGGCTCCAACAGGAAAGCCCCCATTACAACTAAGGAAATAGTTACTGGTTAACACCCTAAGTGGGACATTTAGGCTTCTCCCAAACCACTACCAGACAGTCCAGGAGTCTCATGGATCCCATAACTCCAACTCACCCTACCTCAACCCACCCCCAGTCCCACCAGACAGGTTCATGAGCCTCCAATCCCACTGCCTGGTCCTTTCTAAAAGGGGCTCTCCTAACCAATGCTGGGTGCTTCCTAGGGGCTCCTACAATGTGTGATAGTAGGAGCCTAGAGGCAGCTCACAAACTCAGGCCAAATGGAGAACCAAGACCAGGGTAGGCAGGAGTACCTAACAGCATCAGTTCTGAGTCCCAGCACCTTAGTTATAGAACATGAAACTGGCCCGAGGCCATCACATTTCCTTGTTCCACGGGAACAAGGAAAAAGGGTCTAAAGCTGAATTGCTTCTGAGGCTTCAGGTACTGCTAGTCCCTAtaaccactccccaccccccagcttccCAGACAGCCTGGTTtaccagttggggggggggggggctaaatagctaatggttatgcaaacagactctgaggctctgaagtcctagtttcaatctcccacattaccataagccagagctgaacagtgctatggagaatgaaagaaaagaaaagaaaagaaaagaaaagaaaagaaaagaaaagaaaagaaagaaagagaaagaaaaagggaaaggaaaagggaaaggaaaaggaaaaggaagaaggcaGGCCAGCTGCCACCTACAGGTGCCTACCATGTGCCCACACCTCAACTCACCCCTCCCCGCATTGCTTGCCACAGCAGGTGAGCAGATCCTCAGCTGACACCTCCACATTCACTTTCCCCATGGAGCTGATGCAGATCCGGTCAGAGATGGCTTCCACAGCCCCAAATGCCTATAGGAGGGACCACAGCACAGGACTGAGCACAGCAGTCACTCCAGAACTGAGTGTCTGGTGTCACCACACCACTCAGGGGAGGGTCTGGTGCTCAGCTCACCTTCTTAAGTGCAACAAACCAGCAAGGAGCTAAAGAAGTGattcagtgggcagagcacaggacttgcaagcctaagttctgagtttgatccccagcactgcacacagcagagtgatgctctggttctctgcttctctcattaCATAAGTAGAAGATAAGATGAACAAATCTATCCACCAAGACCTCTGCCTAACACCCGCTTCACTCTCATGGGGTTCATGCTGGGTTTTGAGCATAAATGAGCCAGCACAAAGGACTCAGTGTTACATTTTGTGTGTACCCCCTGGAGTGGTCAGACAATGTGATGTTGACCAGAAGTAAAAGACCACTGTTTAATGGGGACAATTTCATCCTGAGATGACAATGGTTTTATGTATAAGTGGTGACAGCTGGACAATGATGTGAATGTTCTTGAGCCCCACACTTGAAGTAATTCATGTGATTAAATggttagggaccaggtggtggtgcacctatggTTAAGcgttcacaatgtgcaaggatccaggttcaagcccctggtccccacctgcagggggaagtttcatgaatggtgaagcaggtttcaggtatctctgtctctctccctctctacctcctcctcacttctcagtttctatctgtctctagccaataataaacaaaaaaatatatatttatttttagaaaaatggtTAAATAATTGGTATCATAGGCGCTTTATAATTCGCACAGCTAAAGGTATAGACCAGGATGTCAAAACTAATAGTGCTACTGGatctccctaataaagaaattaaaaaaaaaagcaaacaaactaaaAGTGCTACTGATGGACCAGTGTCAGCATCCATCAGTGTCAGCGGCCACCAGTGTCACTGTCCCAGGCATAACTGCTCTTTCTAGAAGAATCCTGAGCTGGGTGGCCCCCTAGCTGGGAGTGAGTGCAGAGCCTGCACAGTTCATACACCACCTCAGGGACCTCGCCCTTGCTGGGATGGGCTCAGAAGTCTGTGCTGCCTGCCCCTCACATCCCCTCCTCCAgctctaccaccccctccctcaGTCACAGGCCTCACCCAGCATGACCCACAAGAACCCTGGTCTCGGATCTCCCTAATGGTTGGGCAGTTGGGCCACTGCTCACGGGCATCAAAGTTTTCGGGCAGATCCATGTCCTCAGCAAACTGCACcctggagaggaaggaaggaaggaaagtctgTCATAGACTCTTCTACCAGCCACTGTTCTCACCTAGAAGGGAGTGAGCACACCTGTAGGCATGAGAGAGGGCCTAGAATTctataaaacaaaacacagtTCAACTCAATTCCTCCTTCCCTGGTTTGTGTTTTTCAAGAGATGAAGTCACTGGGTCCTTAgtttcttgcttctccccactaCCACTCCCCACTACTAGACTTCTTTACTTCGGCCCCCTATCATAAAGGGCTGCTCAGGTTACTCATCCTTTTTAACaagtagagaatgaaagagatcacagtattGACGTTTCCTTCAGGCCTAAGCATGGGTCTCGCACACTACagtgcagcacactatccaagtgagctctttcacctgTTTTTCATTACtgttgttctgtttttgtttgtttctcttggTCAGCTTCTTCACCTCTGTATGATGCCCATTCTCACTGTGACAGTCCCAACACTGTAATACTAGTTTCATGAAAGTGTCTGCTGCAGAGtcttagagaaaaacaaaacactaagaCAGGGTCTGTGAGCACGAGGATACCCAGTCATTTGCCTGCTACCCCTGGGGTCCAGACACCTGGAGTCACAACAGGCTGGATGGGAGTGGAACCcagtcctgcagctggggattggGGGGAGGAGTGTGGAGTGACACCACATCCTCTCCTTCCCTGGCCACCGTTCCAAATACATACTTGGTACATACTAACACATGCACGATCACAGAGAGGCAGCACTCACCTCTGGGGTAGCTTGGGTCCACCCAGGATGGTGCCACACAGCTTCTTCACATAACTCAGGTGCACATTGTAGAAATTGTGTCCCGCCTGCAAGAGAGCCACTCATGGcagtcactcacccacccacaggCCTAATGAAGCTGGGGTTTCCTACCCAACTCCAGGGACAAGAGGTCAGTTGACTTGCCAGAGCTGCTAGGCACCGACTTGGACATCTGTGGCTCCCACCAGGGGCAGCTCCTCTGATATCAGGAGCTCCCCAGCCTGAAATGGCTTGAGCCTTGTGTTAGGACCCAGTTCCTGAGTCTTAGATcctggctctggggagatgggggctgcaGATGTTGATAAGCCTAAGCCACCACTCCCACCATGTGAGGCCCCTATCAAGCACATCTCCAGAGGAGTGGATTGGTGATCACAAACCTATCTTGTCAACAGTCAGACAGGTGGTCCTTGGAGTCAGTTAACTTTCTGAGTGTGGGGGGAGGAGGATACTGGGTTTGGCCCCCAACTCACCTGCCATGTGGTGTTTTGTTTATTCAGATAGTTGACCAGCTCATCTGACAGAGGTGGCAAGTGTGCCCCAGTCAGCAGCACAAGGCAGCTCAGGAAGGCCACCAGTGGCCACATTCTGGAGGCTAGATGTGTCCTGGGCTCACCTGCAAGGAGAGGATAGATGTCAGGATGCCACCTagctggggtgtggggtggggcacAAGCCCACATGTCCACTATGCCCAGGAGCTCCCAGGCTTCTTTGCCTCCAAGTCCCAGCTGTGCATACGGCACATAGGCCTATGCTAGGGACTGACTGCATTCCCCCAAATGCATACTGAAATGCAAGCCTCCAAAGTGATGGGATTGCAAGGTAGGGCCTCAGAAAGGGATTACATCATCAAGGTAGAACCTCCCTGAatggccctgttttttttttttttttttttttttaccagatcactgctctgcTGTAGTTTATGATGGTTCGGgacattgaacctgaggctttggagctcAGGcgttaagagtctctttgcatagccattatgttatctaacccCGCTCTGGCTCTGTATCTTTATGAATGAGACCCTAGAGTCCAACAGGATTCCATTCCTGACCCGTAGAAACAAGGATTTTTGGAAGCCTCtcagtctgtagaactcttgGCTCAGGTCCCTGAGGGTGGACATCAGAGATGGGCTGGTTCACAGACTGCTGTGTCAGGACCAGCTAGTGGCCATAAGCTGGGCTGCCCTGGCTATCACAGCCCCAGGCTGGTGCAGAAGAGAGAAGTCAGGTCTGCAGGCTCCATACAGAACAAAGCTGACCTGGTAGGGGCTGTGAGATGATGCCCCAGCCCAGCGGGAGGGGCATCAGGAAAGGGAAAACCCCCAGAAGAAAAACATTTCCTGACCTACGTTTTGATGTAAAAGCAAAATGCAAGTCACCTGATAGGCCTAGTGCCAGCCAGGCAGAGCTGGTTCAACCAGCAGAAAGTCCCCTAGAGCCTCCTGTGGTTCTTCCTAGGGAGGGCTGAGGTTCCACTTCCCAGAAGAGTCATGTGAACACAAGGCTCTCAGCTCTGACTCACTGCTTCCTTCCAGGCAAGTGGCTCTTAACCAAGACCTGTGCTACCCAGTCTAGAAGCAACCTTTGTCCCCAAATTGGTCACATGAGGATGACAGAGGCAAGGCTTTCAACATGCTGCCTCACACAGGGAGGTCTATCTGAGGCGAAGTTAAACACACCAGTGTAGAATGAAAACGGGCTGACCAAGGATGGTCACAGGTTCCCCATTTCCTTTTAGCTGATTTAGCATTTTCCTCCCCACTTTTTATTTCCAGCTCCCTCTTACATAAGGCCTGAAAATCTTCTCAAAGTACATAAATTAGCCATTTTGCTCAACTTGCATTTCCTCCCATGTGGAGCAGAAGCATTTCATAGGCAGGTAGTCTGCAGTTACTCTGAGTGCCCATATCCTTGCAAGTGCTGGATACTGGTGACTCCACAGATAAGTGCTGTGGGTGACAAAGATaccatacctgaggttctgaagtcccaggctcactcccccacaccaccataagccagagattatgctctggtattaaaaccaaaaaccaaccaaccaacaaccaAAAACCCATGCATGATTCTCACAGATAGGGGCCGTATTCTGCTACCACCAAAACGTCAATATGCGGTACATCTCCTGTGTCATAGTCATAATGCAAATTGCTCTTCTATAGCCTGTAAAGTTCACCAGCACCGCCACCACCTTTCTCACTCCCCATTAAGGGCAAAGAGGGTGCTTTGGCTCTGTTCTTTCCAGGTCAGATCTGCAACCCCCGTTCTGAAATAAtaagttcctttctttctctgcaatGGTGTTATTTTACTTAAGTTAACACTGAGTACTTCAGCAATAAGTCATCTGGAAGAATGAACAAGGAGAGCAGGAAGATGCTGGAAAAGAGCAGCCAGGAGATGCTGAGGAGAGAGTGGGTACTGGGTAGGGTGCATTTCCTGGCACGACATGCAGctacagtttgagccccagcacctctGCGGAGTTGCTTTGGCTCCAgtatctctccccccttctcaattactGAATAAAAAGTGACCCAGGACAGTAAAATTGCACGTCAGACCCCAGTCTCACaagaaaaaaagaggtggggTAAACAGTAGTGTAGGAGCCTGGCCCTCTGGAGTGATGACTTGAGATAAAAGTACTGCTGACATAGAACAGTGAGACAACAGAACAAGCACTCATGTGGAGAGGTGTATGAGAAGGGGGGGGGCTCGgctggtagtgtagtgggttaagtgcatatggcacaaagctcaagcagtgaagcagggaacACCCATTTGACAGCAGTCATTCCACTCCTGTCATTACATTTAAAAAGCCAACAAAAGGTATGTTTTTGCAATGGGAAACTCACttctagaggccaggtggtggcacacctggttaagcacatgttataatgtgcaaggacccaggtttgagcccccatccccacctgcagggggaaagctttgcaagtatctatccaacaaacaaatatattttttaaaaacacaaactcATTTTCCACTATCCTTCCTTTCTGAAAGGGATTATGTTACAAGCTGTGCTCAACTTAGGAAGCACAGAAGCTAGAGATAGCAGAGGCCCCAGCCACCAAACTGAAGACAGAACTTGATGAGCTCAAATCCATTTCCAGGCTCCTGGGGACTTGTTGATCCCAACCCCTCTCCTGTCCAAGTCAGGGAAAAAGCTGCTCAAGTGATCCTGTGTCAGGGACCCAGGTAGGAAATGTGTCTTCTGGGCAGAAAAGCACTGTGTCTTTATTCTTATAATCAACCTCCTCCTCTCCACTCATCCCAAATACACACACAGGTATCTAACTATACATGTTCCAAGATGAGAGCCGCTCGTATGCACACTTGAGGGAGGCCTGCTCCCTGCACCCCACAAAGGGAGAGAACTGCAGGCCCGCAGCCCCAGTAGTACTACCTGAAGGATGGCTCTCCCTGCCTGAacgccacccaccaccaccaccacacacacccttATCCAGGATGATGGACATGGCTAGGAGGTCAGGAACCCCAAGGTCACCTAGCAGAACTTCCCATATTTCTAACAGAGTGACCCTGGGTGCCCTGGGGCTAAGCCAGACAACAGACTATGAAGTCACCAGCAAGTGGAAGTGGGACACCATTTATTTCCATGGCAACCAAATCTTCTAAGACTCCTAGGTTTGGTAGAGGTAGAAAAGCGGGCAtctcctgtcgtatgctttacattggtttgttctagccctcccccgccaagagaattggatcagtcctattaatttcgcgggcctgcttggccccgccccaaggaacccagagagtgcgagagttcctgagttcctgagtcggagagttcctgagttcgagagtaagggagagggttcctgagttcctgagttcgagagtttgagggttacagagtaagagagttaCACAGtgggagagtttcagagggttccccaataggagggttccagagttccagagttggagagttcccgagttacagagtaagagggagtgcttgtgccgccgcaaagagacagcagagttctgtttggtgattagtttgtcttagtttatgaatcattgttcctgaataaagaaatacagcttccctgcccagccgttgtctccgcgtctctgttcaccaccgtgaagcaagccagcccggccagagccaccgaattttaacaacaatctcCCACCTGCCAGAAGATCCAGTTCCTACACAATAGCTGCTTCCTTCCTGTCCATGCTCCCTCCCATTCATCTCACCTATAAGTCCTGTGTTCTCACCCTTGTCTTTGGCTGGACAGCTGCCTCCActttctgtctcctccacctTCCCTGCTCATCACCTGTCCTGGAGCAGGTGTTCATGAGCTGGGGGCTGGTAGTCACATGGACTCAATGAGCACCCTTGACTGAGTTTCAGTTTCAGCACCTGTAAAACTGAGCCACGCTGTGTGGTCTGCACTAAGTCAGGAGGAAAAAGTGAGTGGGCAGAAGCCTCAGGCAGTTAAGAGGCAGAAAGGGCTCTCCCCTGGGAATATTCCAGCCCCACGCCTTCCcaccctcccagtttctctccctTCACTCTTAACTGCAGAGAATTCTAGCTCGGCTAAACCCCACAGCAGAGCAGACTGAACAAAAATCTGGGCTTAGTCTCAGTGAATTTCCAGAGGAGCTTCCACTTGAAGGGTCTGAGAACCCAGAGAGTACTAAGTCAAATCTTTCTTCtttggaggggagagggaatagGCAACCTCACTCTGGGAATACCAGCTTTTCTCCCCTTGACCCACACACTGGTAAAAACCACACACAGTGCTTAGAAGCAGCTATACAGgctggaggtggcacactgggttaagtgcacatggcacaaagcacaagggccagcataaagatcccagttcgagcccctggttccccacctgcaggggagtcacttcacaagcaatgaagcaggtctgcagctgtctatctttctctccccctcctctctcaatttctccatcctagccaacaacaaaacaacaaagaaaggtggaaaaaatggcctcaaggagcagtggattagtagtgcaagcaccaaatcttagcaataactctggaggcaataaataaataaatttaaaaaaaaagaagaggaaaagaagaaggaggatgaggagaaggaggaggaggaggaggagaagaagaagaagcagcagcagctgagcTGTCAACCAGCCAGTCACAGGATCCCTGGTCTGACAGCAAAAAATAGCCACCAACTCTCACTTCCTTACTTTCTCAATTCAGAGTGTGGTTCTTTTAatcccagaagaaaaaaaagaactgtaagaCCTGATTTCATGAAGGAAGAGGCACAAACACCACAGACTCATACTATGGACTAATGCTATTCTAGTCTCTGGACAGCTGGACCTTCTGGGCAGGCTGTGTCCACTTcacccctctacccctcccctcagTTAGTCCCTACTAAAACCAAGGGGtcctccatttctttcctatccaGTCCCACACAGTATTGAACTGTTTATGTGAAAACACAttccaggggccagacagtggaacACCTGGCTGAACTCATACTAtaccatatgtaaggacccaagttcaagtccgcagtacccacctgcaggggggaaagcttcacaagtggtgaagtagtgctgtagctgtctttccttatctcccctttccttcccattttctctatccataccccccccaaaataggggaaagggagatagcataatgattatgcaaagagactctaatgccttaggctccaaaaaaGTCCCCAGGAGTTgcgatttgtcatgcaggcaccggaTATTAGCAACATTGGTGgccaagagaaggaaaaataaaaaaagcacttTCTACAGAAGGTGTTCAAAACAGGGTCCTTCATCAGGTGGGTCTCTCAACCACAGTATCCTTCCAAAGGTACTGGGAGCCCAGGCTCACTCGAAGGAGCTAGAATGGAAcaaattccccaattaaaaaaaaaaaagaggaaaaataaataaataaatacaatggttaattaat
The DNA window shown above is from Erinaceus europaeus chromosome 2, mEriEur2.1, whole genome shotgun sequence and carries:
- the CTSB gene encoding cathepsin B; its protein translation is MWPLVAFLSCLVLLTGAHLPPLSDELVNYLNKQNTTWQAGHNFYNVHLSYVKKLCGTILGGPKLPQRVQFAEDMDLPENFDAREQWPNCPTIREIRDQGSCGSCWAFGAVEAISDRICISSMGKVNVEVSAEDLLTCCGKQCGEGCNGGFPVGAWNFWEKHGLVSGGLYDSHVGCRPYSIPPCEHHVNGSRPPCTGEGGSTPKCNKICEVGYSPAYKEDKHYGCSSYSVPPNEKEIMAEIYKNGPVEAAFSVYADFLMYKSGVYQHVTGEMMGGHAIRILGWGVENGTPYWLAGNSWNIDWGDKGLFKILRGEDHCGIESEIVAGLPCTEQY